From the genome of Branchiostoma lanceolatum isolate klBraLanc5 chromosome 11, klBraLanc5.hap2, whole genome shotgun sequence:
cAGTTAGAGGTACCGGATGTCGATGACGCCACCAGCGATTAGTGATATACAAATTGGCAAAACATAACCATTTGGAACTTCTTTTTCACAAAGATGTGAATGATTTGGTCATATATCCGGTCTTCTTCAGAATGATGATCTGGCCGAGATCAGGTCGAAAACTACTTGATACTTCTCTTCATAATGTTAATCACCAACACAAATACCCTTTCATGAGTTCctgctaatacatgtataaacatttgATCTGTGACCTTGTCCAAAATGACCTCCACTACATCAACACTCGTCATCAGAAGCACATTCCGCCCAGCAGTGCTGACGTCATACAAAATGGCGCCCAGACCGCCGCCGTCCTCCTTGTCAGCTGGAATCTCCTGGGACCAGAGATGAAACATGCGGGAGGCTGCTTCATTGAGCATGGCTAAAAAGCAGCTGTAGAACTCTGCGAAATGGTGAGAGGATTCATGATCAGGTCAGCCTTCTCTTTGTAGTATGTTAAAGCATGCTACAAAGACATCCGCCATATTAATTTGAATAGTAAAGAGAAATCCATATCCCCTACAGCCTTCGacaaaccaactctaactaatcatacagcctccttcatttatacaattaccaagaagcgagaggaggTCGAAAGTACTAGAGCTAGTTTAGTAGATGTTTATATGCATATGAATATGTATAACATGTGActtgtgcttagcccagtggccaaaatgtacaataaaggtcttcttcttcttcaattaAAGAAACTTTACCATGAAGaatatgatactagtatgcaatCTTGGAGAACCATGTCACTGTCAATATGACACTGCTTGTCAGCCAACATCAAATTAACAATGCTCATTCAAGTGGTCAAGCTAAGGTTTATTGTCCAGACAACTGTCCGAATTTCGCACAGCAGGTAGGTAGATATATTTCTATCGTCGCCTGCAGCTGGCACCAAGTCGGTAATATCACAGCCTCTAGTACCGGTGTACTTATATACCGCACCGGCATTGGATATATACTTCCCACTCACCTGACCGCTTGTTGTACAGCATATAGGTCTCTCTCCACCCCAGGGCCTCCATGACGTCAAACAACATGGTTGCCAGTTGCTCTGGGGACGGGAACATGTCCAGTACCCTGGAGCGGAGAGCTGGTGTATCCGGATCCGGTTGGTACATGCGCACAATCACTGGGGGCAGCTGTGGTCCGTCTGCAACTCCGCAGGTAcaggaggaggggaggggggccatCAGAATCAGGGCGTGGAGGGGGTGCTGACGAACTGGAGAGTAAAGAGTGCAATGCTCTTAGTCTACATACACTGAGAACTCCAAGACACCGAAAAACAGATGTTAGTACCCGTTAGGAACAGAGGGTTATACTAAGTCTTATAAGTTGATTACCCTCTCTTTTATCATGCCCGCTTTTGCTTCTGCATAATCAGAGAGCACAAGAGGTTACGGGGAATAAAAACTAATGCAAATGATGGCAAATTAAATCTCCAAATGGAATGTAACATGGCACCGACGACGTCTAaagatatataacgttatacgcTATGCTGTCAGGTTTTAACACACTATATGATGACACAATAGctgttgtaaaaatgtgttttcagTTTGACCTTTTACCGTGTAATTTATGTTCTTGCTACGCACAAAGGTCAACACTGTTGAATAAGAGCGTTCATGGttctaagtacgcatgcgcaaggtcaaaggtgaagacccctatcttgtaaacagttcttgtctcgaccaTGCTTCAAACATGTAGGTCGGTTTGCACAACAAtgccagaagtgtcttgtgtcTGTCTCAGGGGACCTTAAAAACTTGTACGTGCGTTCTTTGAATCGTGAGTGTCCTGATTGTTCACCCACCTTGATGAAGGGGGCAGCCTGTTGTGCTTTTGTCCAGCTGAAAACTGGTAAGCGCCAGGTCCTTGCTGATGTTGAGGCCGCGGGCGCTAGAAGTCATCGCGGAAAGAAAGTGCTCTTCCCCTTCGTCATGAATGATACCTAAAACCGAAAAACTGAGCAAATTAAGAATTGGTTGCATTGTTAGGGTTTTTGTTCAAGCTATATGGTGATTGTAATCAGGGATCAGACGTTATCCTGTGCTTCACGCTCTAAAGCTCTAAAGTTGGCGACACCCTGTACATGGCTATGCAATGTCCAGTAAATGTTGTGCTGCCCTCTGATTGTATATCAATTCTGAATGTACACTCTCAATTTCTCAGTTTCAGGGTAGGCTGATATACAATCATGATACTGTACAAAATAAGCCAGGAAAGCCCAGCCAACCTCTGGAGGCTGTATGAGGTAACTGAGTTTACCTACCAACGTTTAACTTGTttccgtcaccatggcaactgcAGAGCAACGCCAGGAAGATACCGATCGTCCAAGCAGGAGGACCACTGTGGCAGCTCAGAGTCGCCATCATTCTGTTACAGGAGACTAGCTCGAGCCAGAGCAGTATAGCAGGCCTACACCAGATATCACACGGCCCCGCGACACTTTGTTGTGGCTAATGTAGTCTGTTTGCCATTCTCAGTAAAGAGCTCTGCAGAAACCAAATTATACTTGACTTACGTGTTCATCCGCAAAAGCCTTTGGTCCATTatggtttcatgtttgttatCTTGTGCTTGATCCGGCTCAAGCAATGTCTATTAGTAATTGACCCCTAGCCGATTGGTGCTAATTTCTGCCCCTGAAGATGAAAGAGATTCTTTCGGTTgactttaattttgtttctggTTTTCAAGACGGACCAAACTTGTTTATGTACATTACATTCTTGCTATCTTATCATAATTGTAAGTTGTTCGTGGAACAGAGTACCTGTGAAAAGCCCCGAGTGCTCATCATTGAATCTATgacaataataactttattgcacaccaattgtacaaggtacaaagtgtggcatctactggtacataactacagttccataagaCAAATCTACCTAATACCAGTATAGGATGGGATGAAAATGGGCTTTTACAATCTTTGCAGGAATTTCAATGGTGAAATGACACGATAGCAAGATAGACGGCAGTTTCGTCATAGCAAAATAGGATGTTTCAATGTCTTCAGCTTTAGTCGAGTTATAAACGGCTTCATTTCTTGAATAAGTACCAAACAGTCATTTAGAAAGCACATACGGTGTTACGATGCGTTTATGTGGTCTGTCCGCGAGCTCCAATTTGGCTAATTTGAGCTTCGTTTGCTGCTTGCTCTGGCGCTATTAGTACCGGGCCCAATCAATTGAGCAGTAATATACCGCATGAGGCTGGAGTGGTGCCTGCATGGTTTACGTGCATTATTTATAAGCTTAACAGGAACAGAGTAGATTTATattttgcgctgtatatgtACGTTGCCACGGTGCATTGTATGAGGTTCTAAGATAAAACATATAAACCAATGGGTTGGCTGCAAGTCTTACACCTACCTCATCTCTCTCACGTCTGgtctttctttcatttcagGGTAACCATGGTCCTGTAGTTCTTCTTCACGTCTCGACTGATCAGCATGTCTTGTTTGTTCACCAGTGTTCCGAGGAAAACTAAAACCGCAGAGATGTAGATTCAACTCATGCCCACTTCGTCCTGCCACGGTTCTGAAGTCTGCCCATCCTCCTAATCATCACTTGAATTtcactcttcaagcagaggctCGGCCCCGGGTTGTTTTTGACGCCTTTGTAATTTTAGCTTGGCGGCAAATCGAAATTTCGACAGAATAAAAAgctggagccgaacctctgcttggagagtacttgaATTTTGCCGAAGTCTTTGCCATACTTTATTTCTGAATCCTTGTCATTTTTCTGTGCGGCATGCAGTGTTTCCCATTGGCCATGGCCTGATGGCCCACAGCTGCGACTATAGAACCTTTACTCAAAACACGTCACTTCGGAAAAGTACGTTAGTACGTTGGAACCTAATTGGTATCACCATGGTATAAAAGGAGACGCCAACCAATGAAAAAGGTCACTTTTAGCAGCTTAAGATATGTTTCGTCAGCCACTGCAGCCTCCGACTGAAATGAAAGAGATAGAATAACGCAGAGTCTGTTGTAACAGTGTTAGATTGACTACACAATCAGTGTAGTTTATGCAGCGTTGGTAAATTGCCTAGTGGGCTGGAAATACAACGCGGTCTGCGCTTTTAACATAGTTTGAGCGTTACAGTTTCTTTACATACGTCCTTCTGCAATACAAGTAACAGCTCCAAAACACCCGAATTTTTCAAGTGTCTGAATACAGTTACCATTTGTGAAATACCTGGCTGCAGCTCAACATTTAGCATGCTTAAGGTGACAGCAAAGTTCTCCAATCTTGTCCACATCTACACGGCAAGGTAGCGCACTTGAATGTTGGTAATCTAAGACACAAAATTGTTATGAGAGCAAAATATCTGGATGGAGCAACGGGTCTGTCAACATGGTGACCAAAATTGGATGTAACATGATCTTCATTTTGTCGTAGATTACAAATTGTGCATTGTAGTTCTACCCCCTAGTGTACTTCAGCAACATAAAAATGTTTAATGCGGTCGTACAAACCCTCCCTAGCCCTACCAAACTTTATATTGTACTTGAAAGAGAGAAGCCGACCCAGCAGTTCATCCTAGCGTAGTGTATGTAGCAGTATGAATATCCCATAGATGTCTACATGTTTGTGAATACTCATTAGTCGTTTGACAACTACGTACATGGCCCACTGTGGCGCAAGTTACAATAAAAGTTATAATATATATGTTATTTCGGTGGCGTATTTCAATCTATAATAGCGAGTGTGCTTGCAGGTTGATTAACAAGCTCCTTGAACTGGTCATGGCCATGGCACTGGATCTAATGAGCTCGCCTGGAAATTGAACTACACACCACCACCTCCGTTGCCAAGCTTGCCGGAACGTCCCTTCTTGTATCCCTTCTTGAACTTAAAATGCACCCATTCTAGGGCGAAGACCAATATGGAGGTTGCTATCCCAATCATGAGGTAGTAGAAAATTCCATCCAAATGCTCCATATCCATCACGCCATCGAGTGTTGATCCATcgttacatttgtacttcttaTAAAACCACCTGTGAAAGGATGAAAAAAGCCGGAGTAAGAAAAATTTGTTTGAATTCTAATAAAGTTTTGAGTGCCACATTAGACTAGGAAATCCAGTTTTTCGATGTGTCTTAAAACGGGTACGAATTGCCTTGTATTTCTTAGCATGTGGGGCGAATAGGGTGAGTATTGTCCACCATACTGGATGAAAGAACCTAGAAACGAAGTTGGCAGGTAATCATGAAATTTCTTACATAAAAATCTATACGTCGGACACTTCCGGGCTCAACCAACCAGTGTGGCGCCTGGGATGACACGAGCAAACGCCCTCAATACACTGATGGGCCTTACCAATGATCTTTACATAGACagcaacatttcaaacaatataGAATCACCTATTCTCAAGGGCATCCATCTGCCCGTCCTGTGTCATGTTCATCAGGGCCAGGTTGATCTCCATCCGGTAGGGTGAACCGACCGGAAACGGAAGTGCGACCTGATACTTGAAGAAGTAGTCGTCAGTGAGGATGACCATGTCACACCTCTCGTTGAGGATCTCGTACTCGTAAGATGTGGGGGAGATGAAGATGAAGTCGCCCTTAGCAGCGCGCTCAAA
Proteins encoded in this window:
- the LOC136445169 gene encoding uncharacterized protein; this encodes MTSSARGLNISKDLALTSFQLDKSTTGCPLHQVRQHPLHALILMAPLPSSCTCGVADGPQLPPVIVRMYQPDPDTPALRSRVLDMFPSPEQLATMLFDVMEALGWRETYMLYNKRSEFYSCFLAMLNEAASRMFHLWSQEIPADKEDGGGLGAILYDVSTAGRNVLLMTSVDVVEVILDKAADMLLLTSESRWIVTSFVSIDLYGAEGTGLY